GGGCTGAGAAGAGATTCCAGTGACATTTGCCTGCAAGATTCTCTGAAGGGCGAGATTGTTCTCTTCCTGTCGCTTCTTCATGTCCTTATATAGTTGTTGAGTTTTCATGCACCCCGGCCATGACACTGTTGATGGAGGAGCGGTGCATGAAGGATTCAAGAAGTCGATGCGCAGATGTAGGCAGAAGTGCGCCGAGGAGAAGAGGGAGACAAGCTTCACCGGCATCCGGCAGGTGATGATGCCCTCGAGGCCGTGCCTGCAGTCCACTAGCCCACACCGCATCACCGCCTCGCACACGTCGAAGACACGATTGCGGATGGCCAGCTGCCCCTTGAGGCGAATAGGAATGGATgtggcgccgcccgcgcgctcgcTTGCCACGCGGGCACCTCACCGGCCGACGATGGGTGGAAGTAGCTCGGTTACGGCACTGTGAGGAAGAAGCCCGCAGAAAAAAAAAGCGTGGGAAGGGGCGATCGGGAGGAGCGATGGTGTGCGTATTTTTACGCATAGGACAGGGAGATTTGAAAATTGTTAGGAGATGGAGAACTAGGATAAGAAACTATTGGAGatgattttttcctttttcccaaaaaaattaaGGATGGGGAAGTGAGATTGGGAACTCTTGGAGACGCTcttagttctttgcttgttGAGCTTTTAGTTGCATTCTTTGGACTAGTTAGTAGATCTTAGTGGTTTAATCTTTAGAGTTTTGAGTTCTGATCACATTTTTAGTCATCACGAAATCCACCAGAACCATTCATATTTCCGTTTCCATTCTTCCACCATGAATCCATCTTCCCCAAATTGATTACTAGAAGAAAATAGACTTATATTTTGTTTTAGATGTATGATTCAAGAGTTCAAATACAATCTGGAAAACTTACCTTGTAATCTTTCCAAAGGATCTAACCATGTCTCCAAATTCATTTTGATCGCTCACAATCGCGCTAGAGATTTGCAATCTGCTGTCTGAAACTCGAGATGTCAGTCTGATTTCGAAGGAGTTGTGTGCAGTAATCTTTCTTTTTGTTTATGTGATATTGAAAGAAAAAGAATTTTATCCTTTAAAAAaggaaggaaagaaagaaaaagagcaaAAAAATATAGAAGGGGGTAAAGCAGCTTGTTTCCTTGCATTCCTTTGCTTGGGTGTGTGACAGTGCTTGTGTTCTGGCTGACATCTCTAACTTGATTTATTCAACTTGCATTGACTAACGTGGTTCAAGCTATACGTTGATTCTTTTTTCTTGCAGCCACCTATAGCTCCACAAATTATCTACTACATCATAGGGTTGTACTTTTGTCAtgatttgtgttgttcttgtttGCCGCCAACACCTTCTGCAAGTGTGGTAAGAACATGTAAGATCTTGGTTGGACaagtttgagtgaaaatgtagtGAAGCGCCACCTTTTCTTTAGTTCTTTGGCAACCTCTTGTGAATTTTTTCTGTCTAGTAACCACAACAGTCATGGGCGAAGAAACGGGAACTGGCAGCCTTCCCCATGGTAATTCACATGCTCAACAACATATGGGAACATTTCAACTTGAGGTACATGATGATGTTTTAGCTATGGTCAATTATACCCTACCTTCTTTTGAGGGAAAAATTGACCCTCATGCATACATTGATTGGAAGCTTAAGGTAGATGCAGAATTTGATAATTATGATTTGTCTGAAAAGCAAATGATTCTAACTGCCTCTAGTGCTTTAACTAAATATGCTTTGGGTGAATGGAAACATCTTCGTAGGCACAATAAAGTTCCATCTACATGGAAAGATTTTAAAATGTTTTACTGAGATACATATATTCTTGCATATTATGTCCATCATTTGCAAATTAGACAACTGGAAGCAAGGTAGTAGGACTGTGAAAGAATACTATCATATCTTTAAGATTTGTATCATGTTTGGTGGATTAGATGAATgcatggaagatgttatgagTAGGTTCATGCGAGGGTTCAATTCTGAAATCTGAACCATGCTCATCCCTGAAACATGAGACCATGTCTCTTACTTGTTTTGTCTTGCTCGTAAGGCTGAAAATCATATGTTATCATCTATGAATACTTGCAAGAATGATGTGACCCATGATCATTCACATTTGTCCACTCTACATGCTAACATAGAATAGCAAATAGTGGAACCCATTGCTGATTTGCCTTGTCACAATGTGTTTTGCTTGCTAAACCTTGTGACAAAGACGAGTTCTATCACACGCCTGTTTCGTCACCACAACTAGAGATAGAGCACTCTATTGTTCCACTTTTGTTGCCTAACATTTTTTAGGAAGATGAGAACAATACCATAGAGTACATTGAAGAAATTTAGCTGGAATGCCCACAAGAGAGTAAAAAAAACGCCTACAACATTGCAAGAGAGGTAATGCAGCCGATGCTAGAATCACTTATGGTACATTTGCACCCGTTGAAATGAATCTGTCCCATAAAGATGTTAACCTCCAACAATCTTTGGTGACATCACTTGCTACCTTGCCTTTGTCGTTAGCTGCATGTGTTTCTAATGATAATAAGGAGTTGCATGATAATGTTGTATATTTACCAATGAAAAAAATAATGCACCAACATGTTAAATCTATCTTGAATGATATACATGATGTTTCTCAATATGTTCATTGCCTTGTTAGCAAGAAGGATGAGCTGGAACTATTGTCCTCTTTCAATACATTAGGTTGTATTGAATTTGATATTCTTTGTAATCTGAATTGTCTAAAAGAGAAACTTAAAATTGATTTTGGCTTGCTAAGTTTTCATCATTGTTCGTTTCATGCTATTGGCAAACATGACAGCAAAGGAGAATACATGGTGCATAAAGTTTATATTTGCTCTAACATGAAAACTCCTTTTgggcagcaacaacatgatcaTATAATAGACTGCACTAATGCAAGTAATGTCTTGCATAGTTCTTCTACTTTTGTTCTTAGGCAACAAGTTCAGCCACAAGAAAGCGAGCAACATTCATTGTAGCCATGCAACATTGGCATTGCTCCATGTGCCGGCAAAACAAGTTCCTTGGCTGCCCATTGGACCAAGCTAGGGATGGCTTATTATCGAGACAGGGAGGATGATGGGAGCATCCCCGTCATGACTATACACACAAGGTCACCGTTCCAACAACATGAGAACTTCACTATGTTTGCTTTCAACAACAACTTGGCTGCAACAACCTCGACATGCTCAACATCAACCTTTTCCCATTCAGTTTGGAACAATGGGCTCAAGCTATGCACATGCCCATCCCTTGGTATTTGCAATCGAGTCCCCCTGGCCTCCTCCTTTAGTGCTTATGGGAGGACTTGGCGTTGTGGTTGATTTTAAACTATGATCATGGATCGTTACCCCTCGACGCACAGCGCAGCGGAAGATGCATCGGAGTAGACTCATCCAACGTAGTCGCACGTCAAAGCAGAGAAGTAGTCATTCACGTCGCGAACGGATTGTCTCCTCCTCGCTGATCAGTGCCGCAACAGCAGCAAcgcctccacgaagtccacacgtacatGTGGGAATGCCGATGGCCGGTGTGCTAGCACTGCGTGCTCCGCTAGGGTTTTGTGGCGAGGTGGAGAGGCGGCAGCATCTAGCTACTACTAGATTTTAGGCATATGGCATCGGGGCAAAAATCGTGGCAATAGGCATAATATAGTTGCAATAGGTACAAACTACAACTACGAAATTTTGGTTGCAAGCCGTTGCAATTAGCTTTGAGGCAATAGGTGCTTTGTAACAATATTTGTGTCATGTTGCGATACTTCTAATTGCCATGCAAGAAAGCGTTGCATTAGTTAGTTGTTACAACTTCGGATGTCGTGGCAGAATCATGTATATAGTTGCTACGGACAAACAATGTGGCAACAGATTGTTTAGCCACGGCTAATGTCGTGGCAATAGGGGGTATTGCCACACATATATTAGGTTGTGATTGATCGTATGGCGACAAAAACAATTTGGTTGCAATAAACTATATTGCCATGAAACATGTATGGTGGCAACAATAAATATTGCAACAAAAAATAATTAGAAGCCAAAAAAGATGCCGCAACAACATATAGTTCGAGGTTACTAACTATTATTGCATCATTTAATAATGGTTGCAAAAGCATGTTTCGATACAACTAGATTTGTGGTAATAGTTTGGAGCAACTAAGTACACTCGTTGCATTTAGTTATTTTTGCATCAGCAAGATCTGTGTTGGAATGCATATCGCATCTGATATATTCAGATAATATACATGAATCCATGAACAATTGTTCCAATAGGTAAAAAATAGTACGTAAAGTGCCCAATACATtatccaaattcaaaatagtTCATAAATAACTAGTGTTGGGTAACCAAGACTATGACAACATCTATCTTATGTAGGCTAGAGCAAGCACTGGTCAGCACTCCATGATTCTTTGTGTTGACCATGAAAGGCATCCAAGTCCGAGTGATCCATTTATATGTTCAAATATCCTGCAGAATAAAAGAACTCGTTTGCATCAGCAATACTCAGTAGTGAGTCTTTCTTTTTTGAACAATTATGGTAGAGAAATAATTGTCAGTCATGACAAATGTACTGATGGTAGATGGCAATGTTATAAGAGTTAAAATACCAATAGACCATAGGTAATGACATAGACTAATATATAACAAAGTAGGCAAAATAGATAGAATTATAATATGGCCTCAAGTATGTCAAGTGGTAGAATTTTGAAGCAGAACTCTAGACTAACATATTATTCTGACTCCAGAGTGTATCAAGTATGTCAGTGGTAGAATTTTGGAGTAGATGCTGCTATCCCTTTTTATTATGCACAGTGAACTTTCTCCAAGTTTAGAAGCGAAGAACAAAGCTTCAATGTTAAACTATCTATGCACATCTGTTGTTACCATAGAACATGGCTGTGAACATATTTTTAATAGTTTCTTAAACAAAAAGAAACACAATGCACAGAAatgaaggaaaaaagaagaCATACTTGAACTTTCAAATTCTATTATTTCCTCGCAACTAATTCTATTCCTGAAAAGGAGTAAACACAAGGCCAAGTTAATTCTGTAGATGAACTGGCGTTCAAATGAGAAAGACTACACCCAGCCAGCAAGCATTAATTATATACATCACCATGAACAGAGGAACTAGAAATTGGTGCCGCCAAACAGCTACaccatcaaaagaaattaatcaTAAAAATAGGAGGGCATCAGTTGTACAAACGTATCATTATCTCATCTAATCAATCAACTAACAGGAGGGCATCAGTAGTAAAAGTCATGACTACGCACAAATAATCCAAGTTTTGATTTTAGTAAAACCAAGTTGTAAAATGTAATGTAAGCCCTACCACATTCGAGCTCGACGGTTTGTTTATCTGGATCAGGCTCCCCATTGTGATGGATAATTACAGTCCATATCTCACCAGTGAGACTGCAACACCAAAAAATCAGTCAAATGTAGTAGATTATTTAATTCATGTTGTGGAGAAAAATCAATAAAGCAGTAAGATATAGGTAATCTGACCAGAAATAATAATTAGAAATGTTTGTAATAAGTGAGAAGATGTGCAACACACAGTCCCTAATCCAGAAGTCAAGTTATGCAGAAATGATTCTAAGTTGCAAAGTGGTACTTccaggtttccagtccatcaaaCAATATGTACAACACACGGTCCCTAATCCAAAGGGCATGTAAATTAACAAATAAAAGTCTGTATACAATTACCATAGAACAAATCAGCAAACTGAAATCACAAAAGGTAAAAGGCGATAACAGTTATACATACGAAGTTAATAAAATGGCCATCAGTAAACTTTTTCAAGCTAGGATATCTTAGCCACAAGTTCTCAAGTCACAAGTGGCTAGATTTAATTGACAGTGACTGAAGgtcaagaaataaataacagaagCTGCAATTTAATTGACAGTGCACACAGGTGTAGGTACACATGAGGGTAAAAAGGAGGTTATGTAACTGTGAGCTTTCAAATTATCTTTTCAGCAATGGAGTCAATCACTTTCAGTGGAGCACAACCTATCTTCAGAGTTAAGATGCCATGGCTTTAAAATGAGTAATAGTTGTAGTATTTTGGTCAGTTGCTATGTGCATGTTCAAAAAGTAGAAAAAAGAACATACAGGGCTTGCTACACACTATTTACATCCAGCAAATTTACATAGGCCAGAGACTCAAGAGTGGCATATTAATCATATGCAGAATCCTTTCAGAGAGGATTACAAGCAGCTAAGAGTTAAACAGGCTTAATTCTGGTCTAGAGTTGTAGTCCTAGCATTGCATTATTCAAACTGAAACAACACGACATCATCCCAAACTTATGCGTATGATAATCACGGAATCACCTACCACCTAATCCTAACTCACACATTCCATAACAACCCTGTGCAGGGGAATACTTGTAGATGCAATTTTGCTGCAGGTACCATACAAAAATCATTAAAAAGGGAGAGTGCTAGCTGGTTGTTCCTCCTTGGATTGAGCGTACCGGGTCTGTGGAGGATGTAACGTTAACTCATTGTCCGGATTGAGCCCAGGGACCTGAGAAGGATGACGACGTTCGTCGGCGCCCTTTGGTCCCTTTGTCGCCGGCGCCCATGGTCCATTTGTAGCCGGCGCCCTTGGTCGCtttgtcgccggcggcgccaacATCATGAGCCGATTTGACCCAGGTGCCTCCAGGAACCAGACAGccatcggtggcggcggcgccaggaaCCAGATGCCCGTCGGTGGTGGCCGCACCAGGAACTGGACGCCCGTCGGTGGTGCCGGCGCCAGGA
The nucleotide sequence above comes from Panicum virgatum strain AP13 chromosome 3K, P.virgatum_v5, whole genome shotgun sequence. Encoded proteins:
- the LOC120699051 gene encoding uncharacterized protein LOC120699051; the protein is MAVWFLEAPGSNRLMMLAPPATKRPRAPATNGPWAPATKGPKGADERRHPSQVPGLNPDNELTLHPPQTRLTGEIWTVIIHHNGEPDPDKQTVELECGYLNI